The following is a genomic window from Hymenobacter sp. APR13.
TGGCCTCGTCGGCGGGGTGGCGCAGGGCTTCGAGGCGCACGGCCAGCTCGCGCTCCACGTTCACCTTGTTGAGGCGCAGAATGGCGTTGTCGCAGGCGGTTTGCAGCAAGTCCAGCTCGCGGGGCACGTGGATCTGGTGGGTGGTCCAGTTGGGGCTGAGCTCGTACTTCTCGGTGGCCAGTTCGGCCACTACGCTGCGGATATCGGAGCGGCCGTGCTGGATGAGCGTACGCACCTCGGGCCAGCGGCCCTGCTCCAGCTCCTGCCGGCACAGGTGCAGCAAATCGGCATAGACGCTGGTTTTGAAAGGCGTATCGTCAAGCTGCTGCAGCAGGTACTGGGCCACGGCCACCTCGGGGGCCAGCGGCTGCGCCGAGTAGAGAAGCAGCAGGCGCACCACTTCCCGCTCGCACTGTTCCAGTACGTCGGGCACGGGCTCCAGGTCTTCGCGGGTGAGGGTGCCCAGGTCACCGCCACCGCCCATCAGGTCCTCGGGCGAGGCGCCGTACATCAGGGCTTCGGCCTCTTCCTCGGGGCTCATAGGCCGCGGGGCCGGGCGTTGGCTGGCGCCACCACCTGGCACCTGCTGGCCGCCGGAGCTACCGCCACCATAGCTGCCAGCTACCCCGCTCCCACCACTGCCGCTGCTACTCTGGCCGCCGGGTGCCTTTTGGGTGGCGTTGCGCACCAGCTTGTTGTACTCGGTGATGAGCACCTGCTCGTCGATGCCGAAGGCCTGCGAGGTCTGCTGCAGGAACACTTGGCGCTTGATGGGGTCGGGCACCTTGGCAATGCTCTGGAGCACCTCCCGGATGGCTTCGGCCTTCTTCACCGGGTCCTGGGCGGCTTCGCGGCTTACCAAGTCGGTTTTGAACTGGATAAAGTCCTGGCTGGCACCGTCGAGATGCTCCTTGAAGCGCTGGTCGCCGACTTTGCGGATGTAGCTGTCCGGGTCGTCGCCGTCGGGGAACAGCACCACGCGCACGTTCAGGCCGCCTTCCAGCAGCATGTCAATGCCGCGCAGCGAGGCCCGGATGCCGGCCGCGTCGCCGTCGTAGAGCACC
Proteins encoded in this region:
- the dnaG gene encoding DNA primase produces the protein MARIPKETVDQIIHHADIVEVVGDFVSLKRKGQNMWACCPFHHEKSPSFSVAPAKGLYKCFGCGKAGGVVQFIMDIEGTSYVEALKYLAKKYGIDVQEEEKTPEQQLAQNEKDSQFIVSNWAKDHYHKLLQDNEEGQSIGWSYLRQRGLNQATIKTFELGYSLDQWDDLLKSATAAGFELKYLEKTGLVVRREDDQGQDTGRRYDRFRGRVMFPIHNISGRVIGFGARTLKPNDKTAKYLNSPESEIYHKSDVLYGLYQARQPIRSEELCYLVEGYLDVLSLHQGGIKNVVASSGTSLTDGQIRLIKRYTDNVTVLYDGDAAGIRASLRGIDMLLEGGLNVRVVLFPDGDDPDSYIRKVGDQRFKEHLDGASQDFIQFKTDLVSREAAQDPVKKAEAIREVLQSIAKVPDPIKRQVFLQQTSQAFGIDEQVLITEYNKLVRNATQKAPGGQSSSGSGGSGVAGSYGGGSSGGQQVPGGGASQRPAPRPMSPEEEAEALMYGASPEDLMGGGGDLGTLTREDLEPVPDVLEQCEREVVRLLLLYSAQPLAPEVAVAQYLLQQLDDTPFKTSVYADLLHLCRQELEQGRWPEVRTLIQHGRSDIRSVVAELATEKYELSPNWTTHQIHVPRELDLLQTACDNAILRLNKVNVERELAVRLEALRHPADEASMMENLQTIHLLKQMDNQLANLLGTVIPRGA